GACATCAGCATCAACAGGTTCTTTAACAGTCACGATATTACCACAAGAAGCTATAGCCGCTGGAGCACAATGGCGGGTTGATAGCGGGATATGGCAAAATAGCGGTGCCACTGTTTCAAGCTTAGCGGTTGGTGAACATACAGTAAATTTTAAAGACATTACAGGAGGAACAAAACCAAGCGATAAAACTGTAACTATACAAAGCGATAAAACTACTATAATAAGTGGTAGTTATACGCAGAATAAAGAATCCTCTGGAGGATGTTTTATCATTACTATAACTGATTAAAAGATTAAACTTTAATAAAAGACTTGTAATTAAATAATTAATAACGGAGGAATATTTATATGAAAAATTTATTAAAAAAATTAATAATTATTTTATTTTTAATAATGTTTTTAGATTCATCAATTCATGCTCAGGAAGAGTATATTGGTCCTTTAGGAGGCGATTTAAGTTTTAGTCCTATGTTTAGTTATAGCCAGATAAAAATATCTCCTGGCGATACAAAAAGTAATTCTGCTTCATTGGATATTACTATTGATTATTATATAACACGCCAATTATCTCTTGGAGTTACTGCAACTATGCAAGGAAACGGAGAAAGCATATCTGACTCACAAACTCTTGGTTTTATGGGGGAAGCTACATATCATCTTCAATATGGAAAAAATACGCGGATAGCTCCTTATATTGGTGGTGGGGCAGGAACGATAACGACTAAAACAGAAAGCCAGAGTCAAAACGCAACTGCTTACGATTTTTTTGTAGGGATAGACTATTATATAAATGAGAAAACTTCTTTTAATATGAAAGTGAAAAATATACTTTATACTATACCCTCTGAAGGTTGGGGGCAAGAAGATATGAAATATAATTTATCACAATTGCTGATAGGTCTTAAAATTATTTTTTAATTTAAAAAAATTAAAGAGGGTTGATGAATAAATTTTGTCAACCCTAAAATTTTAGGAGGAATTTTGAAAAAATTATATTACATTTTAATAATCTTTATAATTTTTGTTAAACACGCCTTCGGAATTGAAGAGGATAATTTTTCATTAAAATTTAATTCAGAATTGCAAGGGCATAATAAAACCATTTCTTCTTTAATGTTTAGCCCCTCAAGTAAATTGTTAGCTTCTGGAGATAACTATGGCAATATAATTATTTGGGATATCAATGAAGTTAAATTATTAAATAAGTTATCAGAACATAAAAAACAGATAAATGCCCTATCATTTTCTCCAGATGAAAAGTACCTTTTTTCAGGAGGGAATGATAAAAAGATAATCATGTGGAATTTAGAGTCGGCTCAAATTTTTAAGACTTTTATATTAAATCAAGTCGTTAAATGTATTGCTATAAGTTATGATAGTAAAAAATTAATTGCTGGGGGAAAAGATGGAAAAATAGCTATCTGGGATATAATTAGTGGAAAAGAAATTAAAATATTAGAAGAAGCTCACGAAAATGCCGTTTTATTTGTAGGTTTTACAGGGGATGAATCCTTTAGAACAGTTGGAGAAGATCGTAAAATGAAATTTTGGGAAATTAATAAGTCTCGACCAATTGCTACATCAATTGATGAGTTTGCTAGCGAACTTAATGTTGTGGTTTCAGACCCAGAAATTTCTTCGTGGGCTTTGGGAGCAACCGTTGTTAGAACTGAAAAATTTCACGCAGGTATAAAAACTTGGCATAATATTTATCTTAAAGATGGTTCAAATTGGGCTGATGCCGGTACTCTTAAAGGACATGAATATACT
Above is a window of Desulfobacterales bacterium DNA encoding:
- a CDS encoding outer membrane beta-barrel protein, with the protein product MKNLLKKLIIILFLIMFLDSSIHAQEEYIGPLGGDLSFSPMFSYSQIKISPGDTKSNSASLDITIDYYITRQLSLGVTATMQGNGESISDSQTLGFMGEATYHLQYGKNTRIAPYIGGGAGTITTKTESQSQNATAYDFFVGIDYYINEKTSFNMKVKNILYTIPSEGWGQEDMKYNLSQLLIGLKIIF